The following are encoded together in the Emcibacter sp. SYSU 3D8 genome:
- a CDS encoding SDR family oxidoreductase, with the protein MLLENRTILVTFASHWAGPEICDSLLAEGASVVCQDPTFADSARAEAFVAGRAYLTAIASTAPADIVAEALTALGHLDVLINNDAHPAIRAPIESADPQDFRDGIEALMVFPFMMAAAAVPHMKARKSGKLLFLTSASALNGLANYSMYAAARAGANGIVKSLARELGRDNIQVNAIAANYIENPDYFPPELIANKDAYAKMMKNIPLGRLGKPQEAAHLVAFYCSDRSDFITGNIMPFAGGWA; encoded by the coding sequence ATGCTGCTCGAAAACCGCACAATCCTTGTCACCTTCGCCAGCCACTGGGCCGGCCCGGAAATTTGCGACAGCCTGCTCGCCGAGGGGGCGTCGGTCGTCTGCCAGGATCCCACATTCGCCGACAGTGCGCGGGCCGAGGCGTTCGTCGCCGGCCGCGCCTACCTGACCGCCATCGCCAGCACGGCGCCGGCCGACATCGTGGCCGAGGCGCTCACCGCGCTGGGCCATCTCGACGTGCTGATCAACAACGATGCGCATCCGGCGATCCGTGCGCCCATCGAAAGCGCCGATCCGCAGGACTTTCGCGACGGCATCGAGGCGCTGATGGTGTTTCCGTTCATGATGGCCGCTGCCGCGGTGCCGCACATGAAGGCGCGCAAGTCGGGCAAGCTGCTGTTCCTCACCTCGGCCTCGGCGCTCAACGGCCTGGCCAATTACTCCATGTACGCCGCGGCGCGGGCGGGCGCCAACGGCATCGTCAAGTCGCTGGCGCGCGAGCTGGGCCGGGACAACATCCAGGTCAACGCCATCGCCGCAAACTACATCGAGAACCCGGACTATTTCCCGCCCGAGCTGATCGCCAACAAGGACGCCTACGCCAAGATGATGAAGAACATCCCGCTGGGCCGTCTGGGCAAGCCGCAGGAGGCGGCGCATCTGGTGGCGTTCTACTGCTCGGACCGCAGCGATTTCATCACCGGCAACATCATGCCGTTCGCAGGCGGCTGGGCTTAG
- a CDS encoding mechanosensitive ion channel domain-containing protein, which produces MPELFDNLADSQGFGWVPFWLIASAVAVVVAASALALHGALLRRIDRHPGQIFTAQALRRTRGVVRLGIPVLVAALLSRFLEVSPAVETLIDRVGVLALLFLLGWTLLILCDLSADLYLRRYRLDVADNLHARKMVTQVRILKRTAKTLVVVVFLALMLMTFDTARQFGVSLMASAGAAGLILGLAARPVLSNLIAGIQIAITQPIRVDDAVVVEGEWGWIEEINSSFVVIKLWDWRRLVVPLGYFIEKPFQNWTRTTASIIGTVYLYVDYTVPVERVRQKLDKVARESELWDGQVVNLQVTEGTENAMQLRALVSASTSPRAWDLRCEVREKMIDFLQREFPQALPRHRVDLTADGPPPAGG; this is translated from the coding sequence ATGCCGGAACTGTTCGACAATCTCGCCGACAGCCAAGGGTTTGGCTGGGTGCCGTTCTGGCTGATCGCCAGCGCCGTCGCCGTTGTGGTTGCAGCCTCGGCTCTTGCCCTGCATGGCGCGCTGCTGCGCAGGATCGACCGGCACCCCGGACAAATCTTCACCGCGCAAGCACTGCGACGTACCCGCGGCGTGGTCAGATTGGGCATCCCCGTCCTCGTGGCGGCGCTCCTGTCGCGGTTCCTTGAGGTGTCACCCGCGGTGGAGACGCTCATCGACCGGGTTGGCGTCCTTGCGTTGCTGTTTCTGCTGGGCTGGACGCTGTTGATCCTGTGCGACCTGAGCGCGGATCTCTATCTGCGCCGCTACCGCCTTGACGTTGCGGACAATCTGCATGCGCGCAAGATGGTCACCCAGGTGCGGATTCTGAAGCGGACGGCGAAAACCCTGGTGGTCGTCGTCTTCCTGGCGCTGATGCTGATGACATTCGATACCGCCCGCCAGTTCGGCGTCAGCCTGATGGCGTCGGCGGGCGCGGCGGGGTTGATCCTCGGCCTGGCGGCGCGCCCGGTGCTGAGCAACCTGATCGCCGGTATCCAGATCGCCATCACCCAGCCGATCCGCGTCGATGATGCCGTCGTGGTGGAAGGAGAGTGGGGCTGGATCGAGGAGATCAACAGCTCCTTCGTGGTCATCAAACTGTGGGATTGGCGGCGGCTGGTGGTGCCGCTGGGCTACTTCATCGAGAAGCCGTTCCAGAACTGGACGCGCACGACCGCCTCGATCATCGGCACGGTCTATCTCTATGTGGATTACACCGTCCCCGTCGAACGGGTGAGGCAGAAGCTCGATAAGGTCGCCAGGGAAAGCGAACTCTGGGACGGACAGGTGGTCAACCTGCAGGTGACCGAAGGGACCGAAAACGCAATGCAATTGCGCGCGCTGGTCAGCGCCAGCACGTCGCCTAGGGCGTGGGACCTGCGCTGCGAGGTGCGGGAGAAGATGATCGACTTCCTGCAGCGCGAATTTCCGCAGGCGCTGCCGCGGCACCGGGTAGATCTGACGGCCGATGGCCCTCCGCCTGCCGGCGGCTGA
- a CDS encoding SDR family oxidoreductase — MTTDYFDMTGKVVLVTGGSRGLGRDMALAFANQGADIIVASRKLEDCEKACREIEGMGRKALAQACNVSKWDDMERLVDAAYLAFGKVDVLINNAGISPVAPSSLETSEALIDKILAVNFKGPFRLMSLIGTRMVEAGGGSIINISSIGAIRPTPDIAPYAGAKAGLNAITKAFAQEYGPKVRVNCIMAGPFWTDISKSWREEADKNATNPAGRIGRPHEIVTAALYFGSDHSSFTTGSVIAVDGGIT, encoded by the coding sequence ATGACGACCGACTATTTCGATATGACCGGCAAGGTGGTGCTGGTCACCGGCGGCAGCCGCGGCCTTGGCCGCGACATGGCGCTGGCCTTCGCCAATCAGGGCGCCGACATCATCGTCGCCAGCCGCAAGCTGGAAGATTGCGAGAAGGCCTGCCGGGAGATCGAGGGCATGGGCCGCAAGGCGCTTGCCCAGGCCTGCAATGTCAGCAAGTGGGATGACATGGAGCGGCTAGTCGACGCCGCCTACCTGGCCTTCGGCAAGGTCGACGTGCTGATCAACAATGCCGGCATTTCGCCGGTCGCACCATCGTCGCTGGAGACCAGCGAGGCGCTGATCGACAAGATACTGGCGGTCAATTTCAAAGGGCCGTTCCGGCTGATGTCGCTGATCGGGACGCGCATGGTCGAGGCTGGCGGAGGCTCGATCATCAACATCAGCAGCATCGGGGCCATCAGGCCCACCCCTGACATCGCTCCCTATGCCGGCGCCAAGGCGGGACTCAACGCCATCACCAAGGCATTCGCCCAGGAGTACGGGCCCAAGGTGCGGGTCAATTGCATCATGGCAGGCCCGTTCTGGACCGACATCTCGAAGTCGTGGCGCGAGGAGGCGGACAAGAACGCCACCAACCCTGCCGGACGTATCGGCAGGCCGCACGAGATCGTCACCGCCGCGCTCTATTTCGGCAGCGATCATTCGTCGTTCACGACCGGTTCGGTGATCGCTGTCGACGGCGGTATCACCTGA
- a CDS encoding glycosyltransferase family 2 protein, which produces MDDLSAAVASAPAVRAPPELTIVVPTFNERDNIRPLLGLIAKALKGDSYEVVFVDDDSQDGTLQELQSVARSDPAVRYIHRIGRRGLSSAVVEGMLSSSAPYLAVIDADLQHDETLLPDMLAVLRGGKADVVVGSRYVEGGGMGEWDASRQFISRTATRIAKLIIRAELTDPMSGFFMLTREAFAGAMRNLSGQGYKILLDIFASHSSTLRLRELPYEFRTRQHGESKLDALVTWEYLMLVADKLFGRLIPVRFLMFLIVGGLGVFVHFGVLTLLLKGLNADFQASTIIATISAMTFNFFLNNLLTYRDRRLKGIWRITKGLFSFYVVCSLGAVANVGVATALFDRDYVWWGAGLAGVLVGSVWNYAATSLFTWRQKK; this is translated from the coding sequence ATGGATGATTTGTCAGCGGCCGTCGCGTCGGCGCCGGCCGTCCGCGCGCCGCCCGAGCTGACCATCGTGGTGCCGACCTTCAATGAACGCGACAATATCCGACCGCTGCTCGGCCTGATCGCCAAGGCGCTCAAGGGCGACAGCTATGAAGTGGTGTTCGTCGACGACGACAGCCAGGACGGCACGCTGCAGGAGCTGCAATCGGTGGCGCGCAGCGATCCGGCGGTGCGTTACATCCACCGGATTGGCCGCCGCGGCCTGTCGTCGGCCGTGGTCGAGGGCATGCTCAGCAGCTCGGCACCCTATCTGGCGGTGATCGACGCCGACCTGCAGCATGACGAGACATTGCTGCCCGACATGCTGGCCGTGCTGCGTGGCGGCAAGGCGGACGTGGTCGTCGGATCGCGTTACGTGGAAGGGGGCGGCATGGGCGAGTGGGACGCGTCGCGCCAGTTCATCAGCCGCACCGCCACCCGTATTGCCAAACTGATCATCCGCGCCGAGCTGACCGACCCGATGAGCGGCTTCTTCATGCTGACCCGCGAGGCGTTCGCTGGGGCGATGCGCAACCTGTCGGGCCAGGGCTACAAGATCCTGCTCGACATCTTCGCCTCCCATTCCAGCACGCTGCGGCTGCGCGAGCTGCCCTATGAATTCCGCACCCGCCAGCACGGCGAGAGCAAGCTCGATGCCCTGGTGACGTGGGAATATCTGATGCTGGTGGCCGACAAGCTGTTCGGGCGCCTGATCCCCGTCCGGTTCCTGATGTTCCTGATCGTGGGCGGCCTTGGCGTCTTCGTGCATTTCGGCGTGCTGACCCTTCTGCTGAAGGGTCTGAACGCCGACTTCCAGGCGTCGACCATCATCGCCACCATTTCGGCCATGACCTTCAACTTCTTCCTCAACAATTTGCTGACCTACCGTGATCGCCGCCTCAAGGGGATATGGCGGATCACCAAGGGTCTGTTCAGTTTTTACGTCGTCTGCTCGCTGGGCGCGGTGGCCAATGTGGGCGTCGCGACGGCGCTGTTCGATCGCGACTATGTGTGGTGGGGCGCGGGACTTGCCGGCGTGCTGGTCGGATCGGTCTGGAATTACGCGGCCACCAGCCTTTTTACCTGGAGACAGAAGAAGTAG
- a CDS encoding MipA/OmpV family protein — protein sequence MTRPLRVAGAGIAALLTTLLSAPAAQADNTFFGLDFGQSDLLEDVGDFWTDVSGDFRVKLGVGTSVAPRFEGSDRYKARVMPKFAVRYKNLASINNTRLRVFAIHNENFVTGLQARYRFGRDEDASPDLLGLGDVSDSFELGGFAEWRPGWAVVGVEVGRDVAGGHDGLLAAVYAGSQMPLGGGFNLEGGAQVTWASGNFMGRNFGITEAQSIASGLPEFHAGSGIKDVAARVGVRFNKWKHWEFASYVAYSRLMSDASDSPLVRQRGSPNQFMWSIAGQYRF from the coding sequence GTGACACGACCCCTTCGCGTAGCCGGCGCCGGCATTGCCGCGCTTTTGACGACATTGCTCTCTGCGCCGGCCGCGCAAGCGGACAATACATTCTTCGGCCTTGATTTCGGCCAGTCCGACCTGCTGGAAGACGTGGGCGATTTCTGGACCGATGTCAGCGGCGACTTCCGGGTCAAGCTGGGCGTCGGAACATCGGTGGCGCCCCGCTTCGAGGGCTCGGACCGCTACAAGGCCCGGGTCATGCCCAAATTTGCCGTGCGCTACAAGAATCTGGCGTCGATCAACAACACCCGCCTCCGGGTCTTCGCGATCCACAACGAGAATTTCGTGACCGGCCTGCAGGCGCGCTATCGCTTTGGCCGTGACGAAGATGCCTCGCCCGATCTGCTCGGTCTCGGCGATGTAAGCGATTCTTTCGAGTTGGGCGGCTTTGCCGAATGGCGGCCGGGTTGGGCCGTTGTCGGCGTCGAGGTCGGCCGCGATGTGGCTGGCGGGCATGACGGCCTGCTCGCCGCGGTCTATGCCGGATCCCAGATGCCGCTTGGCGGCGGCTTCAACCTGGAGGGCGGCGCGCAGGTCACCTGGGCCAGCGGCAACTTCATGGGCCGCAACTTCGGCATCACCGAGGCTCAGAGCATCGCCAGCGGATTGCCCGAGTTCCATGCCGGCTCGGGCATCAAGGACGTGGCCGCCCGTGTCGGCGTCCGCTTCAACAAGTGGAAGCACTGGGAATTCGCCAGCTATGTCGCCTATTCGCGGCTGATGAGCGACGCCTCGGATAGTCCGCTGGTCAGGCAGCGCGGCAGTCCCAATCAGTTCATGTGGTCCATTGCCGGCCAGTACCGGTTCTAG
- a CDS encoding glycosyltransferase family 2 protein, with amino-acid sequence MRRVRARVERLCPSSADVLRVFYRRWQARQHARDLLPIKARPTSPHQILCFLAVRDEMMRLPDFLRHYRSLGVDRFVCVDNGSVDGTADFMADQPDVDLFATSSPFARARGGAFWLSGLARGRYADHWGVMADADELLVYDGCERHGLGDLVHVLEAGGQRSLPAMLLDMYPAGPLRAAIPSRDQRLTEICPLFDGRGYEPIGEDAAGTRTRIRKFRGGPRQRLFSCPGRTFYVELGKTPFARWSKDITLFDSHTVHPFDLNFVSPTGILLHFKLMSDLVERAETAVHRRSYFNDSKAYREALPLLQSLPDLSAVWEESRRYEGSASLVEAGLMSAIDWP; translated from the coding sequence ATGAGGCGAGTCAGAGCCCGTGTCGAGCGGCTGTGCCCTTCGTCAGCCGACGTGCTGCGCGTCTTCTATCGGCGATGGCAGGCGCGCCAGCATGCACGGGACCTGCTCCCGATCAAGGCCAGGCCAACGTCACCGCACCAGATACTTTGCTTTCTGGCGGTCCGCGACGAGATGATGCGGCTCCCCGATTTCCTGCGGCACTATCGCAGCCTCGGCGTGGACCGATTTGTGTGCGTGGACAACGGCTCGGTGGACGGGACCGCTGACTTTATGGCGGACCAGCCGGATGTGGACCTGTTCGCGACCAGTTCGCCGTTCGCCCGGGCGCGCGGCGGTGCGTTCTGGCTGTCGGGACTTGCACGAGGGCGCTACGCCGATCACTGGGGCGTAATGGCCGACGCCGACGAACTGCTGGTTTACGATGGCTGCGAACGGCATGGCCTTGGCGATCTCGTTCACGTCCTTGAGGCGGGCGGCCAGCGGTCATTGCCGGCCATGCTGCTCGACATGTATCCGGCCGGTCCGCTCCGCGCCGCCATACCATCGCGGGACCAGAGATTGACCGAAATATGCCCGCTGTTCGACGGGCGCGGCTATGAACCGATCGGCGAGGATGCTGCAGGGACAAGGACGCGTATTCGCAAGTTCCGCGGCGGCCCCAGGCAGCGTTTGTTCAGTTGTCCTGGCCGGACGTTCTACGTGGAACTCGGAAAGACGCCGTTCGCACGCTGGTCCAAGGACATCACGCTATTCGACTCGCATACCGTTCACCCCTTTGACCTGAACTTCGTATCCCCGACAGGTATCCTGCTGCACTTCAAGCTGATGTCAGACCTCGTCGAACGGGCGGAGACTGCCGTGCACCGAAGGTCCTATTTCAACGACTCGAAGGCATATCGCGAGGCGTTGCCGCTGCTTCAGTCCCTACCTGACCTCTCGGCGGTCTGGGAGGAATCACGACGATATGAGGGGTCGGCTTCCCTGGTTGAAGCGGGGCTGATGAGCGCCATCGACTGGCCGTGA
- a CDS encoding VOC family protein: MSDVIGIHHVAVAVPDIELARRFYVDILGFEDAEIGGWEAGNEWNDAIVGLKNSAARAFMCRAPNCYIEVFQYTSPEPGPQDPKRPVNEYGYTHFGMQVKDIQKVYDRLTEAGLSFHVAPDRMVTNEKGERVGFSATYGRDFFGNVFEIMEIREGAAINPL; this comes from the coding sequence ATGAGTGACGTCATCGGAATTCACCACGTGGCTGTCGCGGTGCCGGACATCGAGCTGGCGCGGCGATTCTATGTGGACATCCTCGGTTTCGAGGATGCCGAGATCGGCGGTTGGGAAGCCGGCAACGAGTGGAACGACGCCATTGTCGGCCTGAAGAATTCGGCCGCGAGGGCGTTCATGTGCCGGGCGCCGAACTGCTACATCGAGGTGTTCCAGTATACCAGCCCGGAACCGGGCCCGCAGGATCCCAAGCGGCCGGTGAACGAATATGGCTACACCCATTTCGGCATGCAGGTGAAGGACATCCAGAAGGTCTACGACCGGCTCACCGAAGCCGGGCTTAGCTTCCACGTCGCACCGGACCGCATGGTGACCAACGAGAAGGGCGAACGGGTCGGCTTCTCGGCCACCTACGGCCGCGACTTCTTCGGCAATGTCTTCGAGATCATGGAAATCCGCGAAGGCGCCGCCATCAACCCGCTCTAG
- a CDS encoding DUF445 domain-containing protein produces MTALNTETTAGWEEVQRRALGRYRLGAGLLLLFMAAVYGATLFWPIDGFWIGLAHNGAEAAVVGGLADWFAVTALFRHPLGIPIPHTAILPANKDRIGENLGNFVARHFLEPETVAAKLRSVDVAGRVGRWMSDPGVARTIADRAVSAVPRLMATVSDADIRAFFHRALSRQLDNVNLPAVLGNVLALLRDTNQHHAVLDQALVVARRYLDENQDAIYETVDAQSKWWIPRSIDRKVASVIVGGVSDLLGDMTNRGHPVRLKFDQAVEELIGNLRGRPATQRQVRDFAERILNSPAAQDYLASLWQHLRVQLEDGDGIHSQSLRATVADGIRSIGRTLDEAPDMRERLNAWLDDAVRTGIVPWRREIGAFITEVVRGWDAKTLTDRAELAIGRDLQFIRVNGTIVGGLVGCVLYLAAVLAAR; encoded by the coding sequence GTGACCGCTCTAAATACCGAAACTACCGCCGGATGGGAAGAGGTTCAGCGTCGGGCACTGGGACGCTACCGCCTGGGCGCGGGCCTGTTGCTGCTGTTCATGGCGGCAGTTTACGGGGCCACCCTGTTCTGGCCGATCGATGGATTCTGGATCGGCCTGGCGCATAACGGCGCCGAAGCGGCCGTGGTCGGCGGGCTTGCCGACTGGTTTGCGGTGACCGCCCTGTTCCGCCACCCGCTGGGCATTCCCATACCGCACACCGCCATCTTGCCCGCCAACAAGGACAGGATCGGGGAGAATCTGGGCAATTTCGTCGCCCGGCACTTCCTGGAACCCGAGACCGTCGCCGCCAAGCTCCGGTCGGTTGACGTGGCGGGACGGGTCGGTCGCTGGATGAGCGATCCGGGCGTGGCGCGGACGATCGCCGACCGCGCGGTCTCGGCCGTGCCCCGGCTGATGGCGACGGTCAGCGATGCCGACATACGGGCGTTCTTTCACCGGGCGCTGAGTCGCCAGCTCGACAACGTCAATCTGCCGGCGGTGCTGGGGAACGTGCTCGCCCTGCTCCGCGACACCAACCAGCATCACGCGGTGCTGGATCAGGCGCTGGTCGTCGCCCGGCGCTATCTGGACGAGAACCAGGACGCGATCTACGAAACCGTCGATGCCCAGAGCAAATGGTGGATCCCGCGCAGCATCGACCGCAAGGTGGCGTCGGTCATCGTCGGCGGGGTCTCGGACCTGCTGGGCGACATGACCAACCGAGGGCACCCGGTGCGGCTGAAATTCGACCAGGCCGTCGAGGAGCTGATCGGAAATCTGCGCGGCAGGCCCGCGACACAGCGGCAGGTGCGCGACTTTGCCGAGCGCATCCTCAACAGTCCCGCGGCGCAGGACTATCTGGCCAGCCTGTGGCAGCACCTGCGCGTACAACTCGAGGACGGCGACGGGATTCACTCGCAATCGCTCCGCGCCACGGTCGCCGACGGCATCCGGTCGATCGGCCGGACGCTCGACGAGGCGCCGGATATGCGCGAGCGCCTGAACGCCTGGCTCGACGACGCGGTGCGCACCGGCATCGTGCCGTGGCGGCGCGAGATCGGTGCGTTCATTACCGAAGTGGTGCGGGGCTGGGACGCAAAAACCCTTACCGACCGCGCCGAACTGGCCATCGGCCGCGACCTGCAGTTCATCCGGGTGAACGGCACCATCGTCGGCGGCCTGGTGGGCTGCGTGCTCTATCTCGCCGCGGTCCTGGCGGCACGTTAG
- a CDS encoding enoyl-CoA hydratase/isomerase family protein yields MPHEIRFADRLPYTDKGKLQHTGPEAQVLATAPQDTMTPSADQREDAQDEAPASLAGEPAASEIFSPVGELPLTVIDLDQATIAALRETCALAPRSGVRIGVDRGGAVPGGVADLFDILLTTGEATGKKWVRVAPEDLDREIGRLSARAAATPFAASVFAQVLRMGASLSFDEGLILESFAYSTLLAGGEFHAWRAANPARRRSAEPEHLVDVERERALLRISLNRPAAHNGLNARMRDQLAEALRAAVADPMISRILLKGEGPSFCSGGDLDEFGSATDQALAHAVRIARSVSSLVHRCTDRVSVRLHGACLGAGIEIAAAAGSITADRSARLGLPEVGMGLIPGAGGTVTVRRRIGRHRTCYLGLSSHRLTAEEALAWGLIDGLEDCA; encoded by the coding sequence GTGCCTCATGAGATCCGCTTCGCCGACCGCCTTCCTTACACCGACAAAGGCAAGCTGCAGCACACCGGACCCGAGGCTCAAGTGCTCGCAACCGCGCCCCAGGACACCATGACGCCATCAGCCGATCAGCGCGAGGACGCACAGGACGAAGCCCCGGCCTCCCTCGCCGGCGAGCCCGCTGCGAGCGAGATCTTTTCGCCGGTGGGCGAGTTGCCATTGACCGTCATCGATCTGGATCAGGCCACGATTGCCGCGCTGCGCGAGACCTGCGCGCTGGCGCCGCGGTCGGGTGTCCGGATCGGCGTCGACAGGGGTGGCGCGGTCCCCGGCGGAGTCGCGGACCTGTTCGACATCTTGCTGACGACGGGCGAGGCGACCGGCAAGAAATGGGTCCGCGTCGCGCCCGAAGACCTGGATCGCGAGATCGGCCGGCTCAGTGCGCGCGCGGCAGCGACACCGTTCGCCGCCTCGGTGTTCGCCCAGGTGCTGCGCATGGGCGCCAGCCTGTCGTTCGACGAGGGGCTGATACTTGAATCCTTCGCCTATTCGACCCTGCTCGCGGGCGGCGAATTTCACGCCTGGCGTGCCGCCAATCCCGCCCGCCGCCGCAGCGCGGAGCCGGAACACCTGGTCGACGTCGAGCGTGAGCGCGCGCTGCTGCGCATCAGTCTCAACCGGCCGGCGGCGCATAACGGCCTGAATGCCCGCATGCGTGACCAGCTTGCCGAGGCGCTCCGGGCCGCGGTGGCCGATCCGATGATCAGCCGCATCCTGCTGAAGGGCGAGGGGCCGTCATTCTGCAGCGGCGGCGACCTCGACGAGTTCGGCAGCGCCACCGACCAGGCACTGGCGCACGCCGTCCGTATCGCCCGGTCCGTGTCGTCGCTGGTACACCGCTGCACCGACCGGGTTTCCGTGCGTTTGCATGGCGCATGCCTTGGCGCGGGCATCGAGATCGCGGCCGCGGCCGGCAGCATTACCGCCGACCGCAGCGCGCGGCTGGGCTTGCCCGAGGTGGGCATGGGCCTCATCCCGGGCGCCGGCGGCACGGTGACCGTGCGCCGCCGCATCGGCCGTCACCGCACCTGTTACCTGGGCCTCTCCAGCCACCGGCTGACCGCCGAGGAAGCACTGGCCTGGGGTCTGATCGACGGGCTGGAGGACTGCGCGTGA
- a CDS encoding aromatic ring-hydroxylating dioxygenase subunit alpha: protein MNAIVRVTEDVWTPAAKAPEPDLGTDIIPASRYTSKEFMQLEWERMWTKTWLMGCREEEIPETGDYVTTEIGPESLLIVRGEDGKARTFYNVCNHRGNQVKFDKTGNSRTLQCAYHFWEYDLTGRLVSVPDEQDFAQGCPRDQLSLKTINTDTWGGFVWFNLNPDAEPLLDYLGIIPEHLDAYHFDKMAMTSNWTVEWDCNWKASVDAFNEVYHVQCIHPELLYNNDDVNIQIDLYDKHSRYLIPYQACSPRLGYLPEEVPEIVAEYMTSIGMDPAPWNGRVPEIRRAVSKFKRENQDKLGMDYSDLNDDQVVDDYHYYIYPNITMNIFAEWMLFFRQRPHETDPNKMYYDVQFYNYVPKGKPRPPLPDHDQFKHGEKSLGLVLDQDSVNLPHVQKGTNSSAFKGLWISHQERRIRHMHKTLMDYIDGENGK from the coding sequence ATGAACGCGATTGTCAGGGTGACGGAAGACGTCTGGACGCCGGCCGCGAAAGCGCCGGAACCTGATCTGGGCACGGATATCATTCCGGCCAGCCGCTATACGTCGAAAGAGTTCATGCAGCTCGAATGGGAGCGCATGTGGACCAAGACGTGGCTGATGGGCTGCCGCGAGGAGGAAATCCCCGAGACCGGCGATTACGTCACCACCGAGATCGGCCCTGAATCGCTGCTGATCGTGCGCGGCGAGGACGGCAAGGCGCGCACCTTCTACAACGTCTGCAACCACCGGGGAAACCAGGTCAAGTTCGACAAGACCGGCAATTCCCGCACCCTGCAGTGCGCCTATCACTTCTGGGAGTATGACCTGACCGGCCGGTTGGTCAGCGTCCCCGACGAGCAGGATTTTGCCCAGGGCTGCCCCAGGGATCAGCTCAGCCTCAAGACCATCAACACCGATACATGGGGCGGTTTCGTGTGGTTCAACCTGAACCCGGACGCCGAACCGCTGCTGGATTATCTGGGCATCATTCCCGAGCACCTGGACGCCTACCATTTCGACAAGATGGCCATGACGTCGAACTGGACCGTCGAATGGGATTGCAACTGGAAAGCATCGGTTGACGCGTTCAACGAGGTCTATCACGTCCAGTGCATCCACCCGGAACTGCTCTACAACAACGACGACGTGAACATCCAGATCGACCTGTACGACAAGCACAGCCGTTACCTGATCCCCTATCAGGCGTGCAGCCCGCGGCTCGGCTACCTTCCGGAAGAAGTCCCGGAGATCGTCGCCGAATACATGACGTCCATCGGCATGGATCCGGCGCCATGGAATGGCCGGGTGCCCGAAATCCGGCGCGCGGTCAGCAAGTTCAAGCGCGAGAACCAGGACAAGCTGGGGATGGATTATTCCGACCTGAACGACGATCAGGTCGTGGACGACTACCACTATTACATCTACCCCAACATCACGATGAACATCTTTGCGGAATGGATGCTGTTCTTCCGCCAGCGGCCGCACGAAACAGATCCCAACAAGATGTACTACGACGTGCAGTTCTATAATTACGTGCCCAAGGGCAAGCCGCGCCCGCCGCTGCCCGACCACGACCAGTTCAAGCACGGCGAGAAGTCGCTGGGTCTGGTGCTCGACCAGGATTCGGTGAACCTGCCGCACGTCCAGAAGGGCACCAATTCGTCGGCGTTCAAGGGGCTGTGGATCAGCCACCAGGAGCGCCGCATCCGCCACATGCACAAGACGCTGATGGACTATATCGACGGGGAGAACGGAAAATGA
- a CDS encoding DUF3309 family protein — protein sequence MLGTILLIILILLLIGALPAWPHSRNWGYAPTGGIGLVLVIIVVLLLLGRI from the coding sequence ATGCTCGGTACCATCCTGCTTATCATTCTGATTCTTCTGCTTATCGGCGCATTGCCGGCATGGCCTCACAGCCGCAATTGGGGCTATGCTCCGACTGGCGGCATCGGTCTGGTGCTGGTGATCATCGTCGTACTGCTGCTGCTCGGACGGATTTAG
- a CDS encoding nuclear transport factor 2 family protein: protein MSDDLVAELKALRAEVERLKSRDEILQQITRYGRGQEWLDPTLMDEVFYDDAHVDFGFFVGVWKDYKPVLMDIEAHGETTFHLCAAPAIEFDGPNKAYAEVYGIAGGRGYEGKTNVFGGRYFDVWERRDKHWKIASRIFKLDWHIDHQFPPGESVMHPELEPARPRSPENKLFRRMGQDVTG, encoded by the coding sequence ATGAGCGACGACCTTGTTGCCGAGCTGAAGGCGCTGCGCGCCGAGGTGGAACGACTGAAATCCAGGGACGAGATCCTGCAGCAGATCACCCGCTATGGCCGCGGCCAGGAATGGCTCGACCCGACCCTGATGGACGAAGTGTTCTACGACGACGCCCATGTGGATTTCGGTTTCTTCGTCGGCGTCTGGAAAGACTACAAGCCGGTATTGATGGATATCGAAGCGCATGGCGAAACCACCTTCCATCTCTGCGCCGCGCCGGCCATCGAGTTCGACGGCCCGAACAAGGCCTACGCCGAGGTCTACGGCATCGCCGGCGGCCGCGGCTATGAAGGCAAGACGAATGTCTTCGGCGGCCGCTATTTCGATGTGTGGGAGCGCCGCGACAAGCACTGGAAGATCGCCAGCCGCATCTTCAAGCTGGACTGGCACATCGACCATCAGTTCCCGCCGGGTGAGTCGGTGATGCATCCCGAACTCGAGCCCGCCAGGCCGCGGTCGCCGGAAAACAAGCTGTTCCGCCGCATGGGCCAGGACGTCACGGGCTAG